Proteins encoded in a region of the Vicia villosa cultivar HV-30 ecotype Madison, WI linkage group LG5, Vvil1.0, whole genome shotgun sequence genome:
- the LOC131607015 gene encoding uncharacterized protein LOC131607015 translates to MASSNHSPAYAYTVLYVKDVAESVAFYAKAFGYSVRRLDESHRWGELESGATTIAFTPIHQHETDDLTAAVHATRSKQERPPVEVCFVYPDVDAAYKRAVENGAVSVSVPEVKEWGQKVGYVRDIDGIVIRMGSHVKPAKLD, encoded by the exons ATGGCGTCGTCGAATCACAGCCCAGCGTATGCATACACGGTTCTTTACGTGAAAGACGTTGCTGAATCCGTAGCTTTCTACGCCAAAGCCTTCGGTTATTCCGTTCGCCGCTTAGACGAATCCCACAG ATGGGGCGAGTTGGAAAGCGGCGCCACAACGATCGCTTTCACTCCAATCCACCAGCACGAGACCGATGATCTCACTGCTGCCGTCCACGCCACTAGATCTAAACAAGAACGACCACCGGTTGAAGTTTGTTTTGTTTACCCAGACGTTGATGCTGCCTATAAG AGGGCGGTGGAGAATGGGGCGGTGTCGGTGAGCGTGCCGGAGGTGAAGGAGTGGGGACAGAAGGTTGGGTACGTGAGAGATATTGATGGTATTGTGATCAGAATGGGAAGTCACGTGAAGCCAGCAAAATTAGATTAA
- the LOC131601983 gene encoding ubiquitin-conjugating enzyme E2 7-like, whose amino-acid sequence MASQASLLLQKQLKDLCKHPVDGFSAGLVDESNIFEWSVTIIGPPDTLYEGGFFNAIMSFPSNYPNSPPSVKFTSDIWHPNVYPDGRVCISILHPPGDDPNGYELASERWTPVHTVESIVLSIISMLSGPNDESPANVEAAKEWRDSRDEFRKKVGRCVRKSQEML is encoded by the exons ATGGCGTCCCAAGCCAGCCTTCTCCTTCAAAAACAGCTCAAAG ATCTTTGCAAACACCCTGTCGATGGCTTTTCTGCTGGTTTGGTCGATGAAAGCAATATTTTTGAATGGAGTGTCACCATAATTGGACCCCCTGATACTCTCTA CGAGGGAGGGTTTTTCAATGCTATAATGAGCTTTCCTTCCAATTATCCAAATAGTCCACCATCAGTGAAATTCACCTCAGACATATGGCATCCTAATG TATATCCTGATGGTCGGGTTTGCATATCAATCCTCCATCCTCCTGGTGATGATCCTAATGGTTACGAGCTTGCAAGCGAGCGCTGGACACCTGTTCATACG GTAGAGAGCATAGTATTGAGTATCATCTCAATGCTTTCCGGTCCTAATGACGAATCTCCTGCAAATGTTGAAGCTGCA AAGGAGTGGAGAGATAGCAGAGATGAATTCAGGAAGAAGGTTGGCCGATGTGTAAGGAAGTCACAAGAAATGTTGTGA